A stretch of the Thermoanaerobaculia bacterium genome encodes the following:
- a CDS encoding pre-peptidase C-terminal domain-containing protein, producing the protein MRKRCNIWAALLAVVLCFSTATFAQVVKEGTGSLDSNAFRDDSLMVKSYPVSFAQVKDQLPNLADWKAFTLNHGPSWDVYIDLYSGLPANVMGIGIDWVPDGMALPMEKLDTIGKEFISTYRNIFQAIDPSYLQINPSRSGYFGDDNYLTFIDFDVVYQGVPIKDAHIVFRCNHGRMVQFGTEGVLPENFTKLDPYPALSAEQAQFVAFDYAGGFDPKTDTLIEPGNLFFMPRILEQIPSKLGDHIDYPLVWEVSFKRAGEKGTWTAHVDAHSGQVLEFYDSNAYGSVKGGVYEVSQSESSETLRPMPFADVQSGVYADSSGKYSIASGSIRTYLQGKYVKISDNCGSINLTGTAPNDLNLGTSGGTDCTTPGVGGSGNTHASRSCYYHVSRVNEKARSFLSRTWLNGQVTANMNINDQCNAYWDGSAINFFRSGGGCGNTGEIAAIFLHEWGHGLDSNDGSVSGDYGTGETYGDTMAFLQTHDSCVGPGFLTSNCSGYGDSCTSCTGVRDVDYNAHSSHSPHTIGSFVKNSCPTDYSYKGPCGKEGHCESYPLSEAMWDIANRDLGFDIATNWYILDRLYFLTRPTSGSGYTCSNYVASGCGSSNWHTTFLVADDNDGNLSNGTPHSKDIYDAFNRHGVACSSYNYNNSPCSTTPTKPSISATAGDNSVSLSFSSSGASSYYILRNDFGCDKGYIKVGSTTSTTYTDTTVANGFTYYYRILAVGSNASCFSELSDCKTVTPQSGGGGTTYSISGTISASGSGISGVAVAYSGPSSGSVSTATDGTYTISGLANGTYTLTPTKSGYTFTPSSLQVVISGANKTGQNFTGATQQTETELQSGVGLASSVAYQSWIYFYVTVPSGATNLEIKTTNASADVDLYTRQGSKPTSSTYTCRPYSSSGNETCTQANPTAGTWWAGVYGYAAGSFTITATVTTPSETYSISGTVSGAITSGVTMTLTGAASATTTTASGGTYTFSSLSNGTYTVTPSASGYTFTPSSLSVTINGANQTGKNFTSVSSGGGGDPVLQNGVGYNDTMTASTRQAGWNYYTFTTASGDSSLGVVLSNLTKDLDLYVKQGAKPTSSSYDCRPYTSGTTSETCNFASPTAGTWYVGVNNWDTGTSMPFRVTATWTTSGGGDTTAPTTSITSSQCGTTITTSSTTFTWTGSDNVTPTGSLVYSYRIDSGSWSSFGSATSKSYTGLSNASHTFEVKARDAAGNEDATPATCTVTVNVPQTTYSISGTVSGAVASGVTITLSGAASNTTTTDTSGNYSFSGLSNGSYTVTPSRSGYTFSPTSRSVTISGANQTGQNFTSSVVSGDTQLTSGVAVGGSVSQGAYKYYYITVPSGATSLTVDLTGLSADVDLYTKFNAKPTTSSYDGRSWNGGTTSEQIVQTSPTAGTWWIGVYGYAAGSYTVKATVVEGGGGGGSCSDLTASFNSSLGAPACTTAGASCNAPATLLQCAGNDEPGDQNNTLGTCTDGTSGSCHSDESVESIKVATTGGGCLTTGQEVRVDFSVYCYSNADYVKLYYATSASSPTWTLLAGTQCDGAGAKDYYYNFNLSGTAGSTQALRVQIVYNADPGTNACYSGNYNDRDDLVFATSGSTLTDLPRKDLGDRAFDFKKN; encoded by the coding sequence ATGCGTAAAAGGTGTAACATTTGGGCTGCACTCTTAGCCGTTGTTCTGTGCTTCAGCACTGCAACCTTCGCTCAGGTCGTGAAAGAGGGAACCGGTTCTCTCGATTCCAATGCGTTTCGGGATGACAGTCTCATGGTGAAGAGCTATCCGGTATCCTTCGCGCAGGTCAAGGACCAGCTTCCCAATCTTGCGGATTGGAAAGCCTTCACCCTGAACCATGGTCCGTCATGGGATGTCTACATCGATCTCTACTCCGGCCTTCCGGCCAACGTGATGGGGATCGGGATTGACTGGGTTCCCGATGGAATGGCCTTACCCATGGAAAAGCTGGATACGATTGGAAAAGAATTCATTTCGACCTATCGAAACATCTTCCAGGCCATCGATCCATCCTACCTCCAGATTAATCCGTCACGTTCAGGTTATTTTGGAGACGACAACTACCTAACCTTCATCGATTTTGATGTGGTCTACCAGGGGGTTCCCATTAAGGACGCCCACATCGTCTTTCGATGCAACCACGGACGCATGGTCCAGTTCGGCACCGAAGGAGTACTCCCTGAGAATTTCACTAAGCTCGACCCTTATCCCGCCCTCTCGGCGGAACAGGCACAATTCGTAGCCTTTGATTATGCCGGGGGTTTCGATCCCAAGACCGATACCCTTATCGAACCGGGCAACCTCTTCTTTATGCCCCGGATACTCGAACAGATCCCCAGCAAGCTGGGAGACCATATCGACTATCCCCTTGTCTGGGAAGTCAGCTTCAAGCGGGCCGGTGAGAAGGGAACATGGACGGCCCATGTGGACGCCCACTCCGGTCAGGTCCTTGAATTCTACGATTCGAACGCCTACGGATCCGTCAAGGGCGGCGTCTATGAGGTCAGCCAGTCGGAATCATCCGAGACCCTTCGTCCCATGCCCTTCGCGGATGTTCAGTCCGGTGTCTATGCCGATTCCTCCGGAAAGTATTCCATTGCGAGCGGAAGCATCCGGACTTATCTCCAGGGCAAGTACGTCAAGATCAGCGACAATTGCGGCTCCATCAACCTGACCGGGACGGCTCCCAACGATCTGAATCTGGGCACCTCCGGGGGAACGGACTGCACCACTCCGGGCGTCGGCGGATCCGGGAATACCCATGCCAGCCGTTCCTGCTACTACCATGTGAGCCGCGTTAATGAAAAGGCTCGCAGTTTTTTAAGCCGGACCTGGCTCAACGGTCAGGTTACGGCCAACATGAACATCAATGACCAATGCAACGCCTACTGGGATGGGTCGGCGATCAACTTCTTCCGTTCTGGCGGCGGATGCGGAAACACGGGAGAGATCGCGGCGATCTTCCTCCACGAATGGGGCCATGGCCTTGATTCCAATGACGGATCCGTTTCAGGTGATTATGGCACCGGAGAAACATACGGTGACACCATGGCATTCCTGCAGACTCACGACTCCTGCGTCGGACCTGGATTCCTCACGTCGAACTGTTCCGGGTACGGAGATTCCTGTACATCCTGCACGGGCGTCCGCGACGTGGACTACAATGCCCATTCGTCCCATTCTCCGCACACAATCGGTTCCTTTGTAAAGAACAGCTGTCCGACAGACTATTCCTATAAGGGGCCGTGCGGGAAGGAAGGCCATTGCGAATCCTATCCTCTTTCTGAAGCCATGTGGGACATTGCCAACCGTGACCTTGGTTTCGATATCGCCACGAACTGGTACATCCTCGACCGTCTCTACTTTCTTACCCGGCCAACATCGGGTTCAGGCTATACCTGCTCCAACTATGTGGCCTCAGGCTGCGGTTCCTCCAACTGGCACACCACCTTTCTGGTCGCCGATGATAATGATGGAAACCTGAGCAACGGTACCCCCCACTCCAAGGATATCTACGATGCCTTCAACCGGCATGGCGTGGCCTGTTCTTCCTATAATTACAATAATTCCCCCTGCTCCACCACACCGACAAAACCCTCCATTTCCGCCACGGCCGGGGACAATTCAGTATCGCTTTCCTTTTCCTCTTCCGGAGCTTCCTCCTATTACATCCTTCGGAACGACTTCGGCTGCGACAAGGGATACATCAAGGTTGGATCCACCACATCCACAACCTACACGGACACAACCGTAGCCAACGGGTTCACTTATTATTACCGGATCCTTGCCGTCGGTTCGAACGCTTCCTGCTTTTCGGAACTGTCCGACTGCAAGACTGTGACCCCCCAGAGCGGCGGCGGCGGAACAACCTACTCCATCTCCGGCACGATCAGTGCCAGCGGATCGGGCATCTCCGGTGTCGCCGTGGCCTACTCCGGCCCCTCCTCCGGCTCCGTCAGCACGGCCACCGATGGAACCTATACGATTTCCGGCCTTGCCAACGGTACCTACACCCTGACGCCCACCAAGTCCGGTTATACCTTCACGCCATCTTCCCTGCAGGTTGTGATCAGCGGGGCGAACAAGACCGGCCAGAACTTCACCGGTGCGACCCAGCAAACGGAAACAGAACTGCAGTCCGGCGTGGGTCTTGCCTCCAGCGTCGCCTACCAGTCCTGGATCTACTTCTACGTCACCGTTCCTTCCGGAGCCACCAACCTGGAAATCAAGACGACGAATGCTTCTGCGGACGTCGATCTCTACACACGCCAGGGCTCCAAGCCTACTTCTTCTACCTACACCTGCCGTCCCTATTCCTCTTCCGGGAATGAGACCTGCACGCAGGCCAACCCGACCGCGGGCACCTGGTGGGCCGGTGTGTACGGATACGCCGCGGGTTCCTTCACGATTACGGCAACCGTGACTACTCCTTCCGAAACCTATTCCATCTCCGGTACCGTTTCCGGTGCCATCACATCCGGTGTGACGATGACCCTGACCGGCGCGGCCTCGGCTACAACGACAACCGCTTCCGGCGGAACCTACACCTTCTCGTCCCTCTCTAACGGGACCTACACGGTGACACCTTCCGCTTCCGGGTACACCTTCACGCCCTCGTCCCTGTCGGTGACGATTAATGGCGCCAACCAGACAGGTAAGAACTTTACCTCGGTTTCTTCCGGTGGCGGCGGAGACCCCGTCCTGCAGAATGGAGTGGGTTACAACGATACGATGACCGCCAGTACGCGGCAGGCCGGATGGAACTACTACACCTTCACGACCGCATCCGGTGATTCCAGCCTGGGCGTCGTGCTCTCCAACCTCACCAAGGACCTTGATCTCTACGTCAAGCAGGGGGCCAAGCCGACATCATCGTCTTATGACTGTCGTCCCTATACCAGCGGAACGACGAGCGAGACCTGTAATTTTGCTTCCCCGACCGCGGGAACCTGGTACGTTGGCGTCAACAACTGGGATACCGGCACGTCGATGCCCTTCCGGGTCACGGCGACCTGGACGACTTCGGGTGGAGGAGATACAACCGCGCCCACCACATCCATAACCTCCTCCCAGTGTGGCACGACCATTACAACCTCAAGTACGACCTTCACCTGGACCGGTTCGGACAACGTGACACCTACGGGAAGCCTGGTTTACAGCTATCGAATCGATTCCGGATCTTGGTCCTCCTTCGGGAGCGCGACGTCCAAGAGCTACACCGGACTGAGCAACGCCTCCCATACCTTTGAAGTCAAGGCCAGAGATGCTGCCGGAAACGAGGACGCAACACCGGCAACCTGCACGGTGACCGTGAATGTTCCCCAGACGACCTACTCGATCTCCGGTACGGTGAGCGGGGCTGTGGCCAGCGGGGTCACGATCACCCTCAGCGGAGCCGCCTCCAATACCACCACGACGGACACCAGTGGAAATTACTCCTTCAGTGGTCTTTCCAACGGTTCCTATACCGTGACGCCGTCCCGCTCCGGTTATACCTTCTCCCCAACCTCACGAAGTGTAACCATCAGCGGTGCCAACCAGACGGGTCAGAACTTCACTTCCTCCGTTGTGTCCGGAGATACGCAACTGACCAGCGGTGTGGCAGTCGGCGGATCGGTTTCCCAGGGTGCGTACAAGTACTACTACATCACCGTCCCCAGCGGAGCCACGAGCCTCACCGTCGATCTGACCGGCCTCTCCGCCGATGTGGATCTCTACACGAAGTTCAACGCAAAACCCACAACGTCTTCTTATGATGGACGTTCCTGGAACGGCGGCACGACTTCGGAACAGATTGTCCAAACCTCTCCGACGGCGGGTACGTGGTGGATCGGTGTCTACGGCTACGCCGCAGGTTCTTACACCGTGAAGGCAACGGTCGTCGAGGGTGGAGGCGGAGGCGGATCGTGCAGCGATCTCACAGCCTCCTTCAATAGTTCCCTTGGTGCTCCGGCCTGCACGACGGCGGGTGCTTCCTGTAACGCTCCTGCGACTCTCCTGCAATGTGCCGGGAACGATGAACCGGGAGACCAGAACAACACCCTCGGTACCTGCACAGACGGTACGTCGGGATCCTGCCATAGCGACGAATCGGTCGAATCCATCAAGGTCGCCACGACGGGCGGTGGATGCCTCACGACCGGCCAGGAA
- a CDS encoding HD domain-containing protein, translated as MRDQLLQLIPEFLEIQDPDLRERTLACFEDALQRGGWVPDDLRTMPFTLLLDPCPASMAEHVRGNVLVSLGAFDAMKKIYGDRIPLNRDILVSGALLHDVGKLLEYARKDGKVVKSRNGKLLRHPMSGTALAFHHGLPEEVQHIIAVHAKEGEGFKRTPEAVILHHADFTNFETFH; from the coding sequence ATGCGTGACCAACTACTTCAGCTGATTCCCGAGTTTTTAGAGATTCAGGATCCCGACCTGAGGGAACGGACCCTGGCCTGTTTCGAAGACGCCCTGCAACGCGGAGGCTGGGTACCCGACGATCTCAGGACCATGCCCTTCACCCTTCTCCTGGATCCCTGCCCTGCCTCGATGGCAGAGCATGTGCGCGGCAACGTGCTTGTCAGTCTCGGTGCCTTTGACGCCATGAAAAAAATTTACGGAGATCGTATTCCTCTTAACCGGGACATTCTGGTGTCCGGGGCCCTGCTGCATGATGTCGGCAAGCTCCTGGAGTACGCGCGTAAGGACGGAAAGGTGGTAAAGAGCCGAAACGGTAAGCTTTTACGCCACCCGATGTCCGGGACAGCCCTGGCTTTTCACCATGGTCTCCCGGAAGAAGTCCAGCACATCATTGCCGTGCACGCCAAAGAAGGAGAAGGGTTTAAGCGGACCCCTGAAGCTGTCATCCTTCACCACGCAGATTTCACCAATTTCGAAACTTTCCATTGA